Proteins encoded in a region of the Synechococcus sp. BIOS-U3-1 genome:
- a CDS encoding aspartate aminotransferase family protein codes for MVEPAPVPPSDAVMGTYNRFALSLQRGKGCWVWDNKSRRYLDAVAGIATCTLGHSNRAMRKALTGQLRKLQHVSNLYRIPEQEALAQWLVNNSCADSVFFCNSGAEANEAAIKLARKHGHLRRGIECPVIITAAASFHGRTLAAVSATGQPRYHEGFEPMVEGFEFFRYNDLADFEQLLERLEQNGPRVAAVLIEPLQGEGGVNPGAPNVMQAIRKHCDQRNILLIFDEVQVGMGRTGTLWGYEQLGVRPDALTLAKGLGGGHAVGALMVRQNADLFQPGDHASTFGGNPFACQAGLTVANEIERRKLLRNVRERGDQLRAGLDRLVKHFPDYLEGSRGWGLLQGLVLKQDCGITAMDVVKAALDEQLLVVPAGVQVVRMVPALVINAREIQALLTRLERALNRVS; via the coding sequence ATGGTGGAGCCAGCGCCAGTGCCCCCGTCCGATGCGGTGATGGGCACCTACAACCGCTTCGCGCTCTCCCTCCAGCGCGGCAAAGGTTGTTGGGTCTGGGATAACAAAAGCCGTCGCTATCTCGATGCCGTTGCCGGCATCGCCACCTGCACGCTGGGACACAGCAACAGAGCGATGCGCAAGGCTCTCACCGGCCAGCTGCGCAAACTGCAGCACGTTTCCAATCTTTATCGAATTCCGGAACAGGAAGCGCTGGCGCAGTGGCTTGTCAACAACAGCTGCGCAGACAGCGTGTTTTTCTGCAATTCAGGTGCTGAAGCCAACGAAGCTGCCATCAAACTGGCCCGGAAGCATGGTCATCTGCGTCGGGGCATTGAATGCCCCGTGATCATCACCGCCGCGGCCAGCTTCCATGGCCGCACGCTGGCGGCGGTGAGCGCCACTGGTCAACCCCGATACCACGAGGGATTTGAACCCATGGTGGAAGGCTTTGAATTTTTCCGATACAACGATCTTGCGGATTTCGAACAGCTGCTCGAGCGGCTGGAACAGAACGGTCCACGCGTAGCTGCAGTGCTGATCGAGCCTCTTCAAGGCGAAGGAGGCGTGAATCCCGGTGCCCCAAACGTGATGCAGGCGATTCGAAAGCATTGCGATCAACGCAACATCCTGCTGATCTTTGATGAAGTGCAAGTGGGGATGGGCCGAACCGGCACGCTTTGGGGTTATGAGCAACTCGGTGTTCGTCCCGATGCCCTCACACTGGCCAAAGGCCTAGGAGGCGGACACGCCGTCGGAGCACTGATGGTGCGACAGAACGCCGATCTCTTTCAACCGGGCGACCACGCAAGCACCTTCGGCGGCAACCCTTTCGCTTGCCAGGCTGGTTTGACCGTGGCGAATGAAATCGAGAGGCGCAAGCTGCTGCGCAACGTGCGAGAGCGTGGCGACCAGCTGCGTGCAGGCCTCGACAGACTTGTGAAACATTTCCCTGATTATTTGGAGGGATCGCGTGGATGGGGGCTGCTTCAAGGCCTGGTCCTCAAGCAAGACTGCGGGATCACTGCGATGGACGTGGTGAAAGCAGCTCTCGACGAACAGCTGCTGGTGGTGCCCGCCGGTGTTCAGGTCGTGCGCATGGTGCCCGCTCTTGTGATCAATGCCCGAGAGATCCAGGCCCTGCTCACACGCCTCGAACGAGCCCTGAACCGCGTGAGCTGA
- the miaB gene encoding tRNA (N6-isopentenyl adenosine(37)-C2)-methylthiotransferase MiaB: MGRPSALTVTASPSTAQVPGLERGSYWITTFGCQMNKADSERMAGILESMGYREASAELDADLVLYNTCTIRDNAEQKVYSYLGRQARRKRINPHLKLVVAGCVAQQEGESLLRRVPELDLVMGPQHANRLETLLQQVDSGQQVVATEEQHILEDITTARRDSSICGWVNVIYGCNERCTYCVVPSVRGKEQSRLPDAIKLEMEGLAAQGYREITLLGQNIDAYGRDLSGITAEGRRKNTFTDLLHHVHDVDGIERIRFATSHPRYFTRRLIDACADLPKLCEHFHIPFQSGDNDVLQAMARGYTIERYRRIIDHIRERMPEASLSADVIVAFPGETDTQFRRTLQLIEEICFDLVNTAAYSPRPNTPAANWENQLPEDVKVARLQEINALVERCAKERNERYADQVAEVLAEGINPKDPTQLMGRTRTNRLTFFSAEGSDGRRYQPGDLVQVRINAVRSFSLSGTPVHS; this comes from the coding sequence ATCGGACGGCCCTCCGCCTTGACCGTCACCGCCTCTCCCTCAACCGCTCAAGTTCCAGGCCTGGAGCGGGGCAGCTACTGGATCACCACCTTCGGCTGCCAAATGAACAAGGCTGATTCCGAAAGAATGGCCGGAATCCTGGAGTCAATGGGATATCGAGAAGCCAGCGCAGAGCTGGACGCCGATCTGGTTCTCTACAACACCTGCACAATCCGCGACAACGCTGAGCAGAAGGTCTATAGCTACCTCGGGCGCCAGGCACGCCGGAAACGGATCAATCCCCATCTCAAACTTGTCGTCGCGGGCTGCGTAGCCCAGCAGGAAGGTGAATCACTCTTGCGTCGCGTGCCCGAACTGGATCTAGTGATGGGCCCGCAGCATGCCAATCGACTGGAAACCCTGTTGCAACAGGTTGATAGCGGTCAGCAGGTGGTAGCGACTGAAGAGCAACACATACTTGAAGACATCACCACCGCACGGCGCGACAGCAGCATCTGCGGCTGGGTGAACGTGATCTACGGCTGCAACGAACGCTGCACTTACTGCGTCGTGCCCTCCGTGCGCGGCAAGGAACAGTCGCGCCTGCCGGATGCGATCAAGCTGGAAATGGAAGGGCTGGCTGCTCAGGGGTACCGGGAAATCACCCTGCTAGGGCAAAACATCGACGCCTATGGACGCGATCTTTCTGGCATCACTGCCGAAGGAAGGCGCAAAAACACATTCACCGACCTGCTCCACCACGTCCATGACGTTGATGGCATTGAACGAATCCGTTTTGCCACCAGCCATCCTCGCTATTTCACTAGGCGTCTGATTGATGCCTGCGCTGATCTGCCAAAACTCTGCGAGCACTTCCACATCCCCTTCCAAAGCGGAGATAACGACGTACTACAAGCCATGGCACGCGGCTACACCATCGAGCGTTACCGCCGGATCATCGACCACATCCGTGAACGCATGCCTGAGGCCTCACTCAGCGCCGATGTGATCGTTGCGTTCCCTGGCGAAACAGACACCCAGTTCAGACGAACACTGCAGCTGATTGAGGAGATCTGCTTTGACCTAGTCAACACGGCCGCCTATTCACCACGGCCCAACACCCCAGCTGCCAACTGGGAAAACCAGCTTCCCGAGGATGTCAAAGTGGCGCGCCTTCAGGAGATCAACGCCTTGGTGGAACGCTGCGCCAAAGAGCGTAATGAGCGCTACGCCGACCAGGTTGCGGAGGTGCTGGCAGAGGGCATCAATCCAAAGGACCCCACGCAGCTCATGGGGCGCACGCGCACCAACCGCCTGACATTCTTCAGTGCGGAGGGCTCTGATGGACGTCGCTATCAACCCGGTGATCTCGTTCAGGTCCGCATCAATGCAGTGCGTTCCTTCTCTCTCAGTGGCACTCCTGTGCACAGCTGA
- a CDS encoding amidohydrolase family protein: MSTARVSLSSGELRARCPRSLLDLGSDALPRAGVDGLIPVVLTWSGGTIRSVRATSEATGLVLPRLVEPHAHLDKAFSWNEYPNAEGTYSGALAANFREHETRTAERVQQRAERALQLAWDHGLRAVRSHIDSLGPGANCSWQVLSDLRAQWLDRIELQLVALVPVEHWSTVEGEHLAAEVAKVEGVIGGVLAPPCRGRATRRALRRLLELADQHGCPVDLHIDEAASHPAAGMRQLLRVLENMSLSVPVTCSHASSLSLLSAGALQRLGARMARQNLQVVALPLTNGWLLGHRDNETPLRRPLAPIRQLQRAGVSVAVGGDNVQDPWFPGGQLDPLALIAMSLPLAQLAPWDDHGIKPFGTDAARLMGLAWDGCLRTGAPADLIHLPEAGWPELLAMACRRRVLAGGHWVQDWA; the protein is encoded by the coding sequence ATGAGCACAGCACGTGTTTCGTTGTCGTCAGGTGAGCTGAGAGCACGCTGTCCTCGTTCTTTGCTCGATCTGGGTTCTGACGCATTGCCAAGGGCTGGTGTGGATGGATTGATTCCCGTTGTCCTCACCTGGTCTGGTGGCACAATCCGGTCGGTGAGGGCTACGTCTGAGGCCACCGGTCTGGTGTTGCCCCGATTGGTAGAACCCCATGCGCACCTGGATAAAGCGTTCTCCTGGAACGAGTATCCCAATGCGGAGGGCACTTATTCAGGAGCATTGGCGGCCAATTTCAGGGAGCATGAGACCCGCACGGCTGAGCGCGTTCAGCAGCGAGCGGAGCGTGCTTTGCAATTGGCTTGGGACCACGGCCTGCGGGCCGTGCGCAGTCACATCGACAGCCTGGGACCAGGCGCGAACTGCAGCTGGCAGGTGCTGTCTGATCTGCGAGCTCAGTGGCTTGATCGGATCGAGCTGCAGCTTGTTGCTCTAGTGCCGGTGGAGCACTGGTCAACGGTCGAGGGTGAACATCTGGCGGCTGAGGTGGCCAAGGTTGAGGGAGTGATCGGTGGTGTTCTTGCTCCTCCATGCAGAGGTCGAGCGACCCGCAGGGCTCTGCGCCGACTGCTCGAGCTTGCGGATCAACACGGCTGCCCTGTGGATCTACACATCGATGAAGCGGCCTCTCATCCAGCTGCTGGGATGCGTCAGCTGCTGCGTGTGCTCGAAAACATGAGCCTTTCAGTTCCGGTCACCTGCAGCCATGCCAGCAGCCTTTCGCTGCTGTCAGCCGGTGCACTACAGCGGTTGGGTGCCCGTATGGCCCGTCAGAACCTGCAGGTGGTGGCGTTGCCGCTCACCAATGGCTGGTTGCTCGGTCACCGAGACAACGAGACCCCCCTGCGTCGACCGCTGGCACCCATCCGCCAGCTGCAGCGTGCGGGCGTTTCCGTCGCTGTGGGTGGTGACAACGTGCAGGATCCCTGGTTCCCGGGAGGACAGCTTGACCCTCTTGCCCTAATCGCGATGAGTCTTCCTTTGGCCCAACTCGCACCCTGGGATGACCATGGGATCAAGCCTTTCGGCACCGATGCGGCTCGTCTGATGGGCCTTGCCTGGGACGGTTGCCTGCGTACCGGAGCACCAGCGGATCTGATTCATCTGCCCGAGGCTGGCTGGCCTGAGTTGCTGGCGATGGCTTGCCGTCGCCGCGTTCTTGCCGGTGGACATTGGGTGCAGGATTGGGCGTAA
- a CDS encoding bifunctional folylpolyglutamate synthase/dihydrofolate synthase encodes MDLSLDRMTIALEQLHRPAHSIPAVQVVGTNGKGSIACLIHHGLMAAGLCSGLTTSPHLVSWCERIRVNDQLISITALRHTLEQLQPLTEQCRLTPFEQLICAALIHFEAQKPDWLVLEAGLGGRLDATTAHSWRPLIAVASIGMDHREHLGPSLQAIAAEKAAAIGEGAHVISATQEPEVSAVLEQRVYEVQGTLQWVDALDESWTLGLSGALQKRNGAVAAAALQWMSARSKVISNPAIREGFAAARWPGRLQWMRWRGLRLRVDGAHNPPAAIALARERCSWSSASSRQIWILAIQAQKQAPEMLEQLLGPLDEAWVVPVPGHRSWSLEQLKPALPLQAHQLRSAETALDALNQLLKQGWPKSVPVIAGSLYLIGHLMENGTLEAE; translated from the coding sequence ATGGATCTGTCGTTGGACAGGATGACGATCGCTCTGGAGCAGCTACACCGACCAGCTCATTCGATTCCTGCTGTCCAGGTCGTTGGCACCAACGGCAAGGGGTCCATCGCCTGCCTCATCCACCATGGATTGATGGCGGCCGGTTTGTGCTCAGGCCTGACCACGTCGCCCCATCTGGTGAGCTGGTGTGAACGCATCCGCGTCAACGACCAGCTGATCTCCATCACGGCCTTACGACACACACTCGAGCAGTTGCAACCATTAACGGAACAATGCCGTCTGACTCCGTTCGAGCAGCTGATTTGTGCCGCACTGATTCACTTTGAAGCCCAGAAACCAGACTGGCTGGTGCTCGAAGCAGGACTAGGAGGCCGGCTAGATGCAACCACCGCCCACAGCTGGCGGCCTCTGATCGCTGTGGCGTCGATCGGCATGGACCATCGGGAGCATCTGGGCCCCAGCCTCCAGGCCATTGCTGCAGAGAAAGCCGCGGCCATCGGTGAGGGTGCGCACGTGATCAGTGCTACCCAGGAACCCGAGGTGTCTGCTGTGCTCGAGCAACGGGTGTACGAGGTGCAAGGCACTCTGCAGTGGGTCGATGCACTGGATGAAAGCTGGACCCTGGGTCTTTCAGGGGCCTTGCAGAAACGCAATGGGGCCGTGGCTGCGGCCGCACTGCAGTGGATGAGCGCGCGCAGCAAGGTGATCTCAAACCCAGCGATCCGTGAAGGCTTTGCAGCGGCACGCTGGCCAGGCCGCTTGCAGTGGATGCGCTGGAGGGGCCTGAGGCTGCGGGTGGACGGTGCTCACAATCCACCGGCCGCTATCGCGCTGGCACGGGAACGCTGCAGCTGGTCATCCGCTAGCAGCAGGCAGATTTGGATCCTGGCGATCCAGGCGCAGAAACAGGCACCAGAGATGCTTGAACAGCTGCTTGGCCCTCTAGATGAGGCCTGGGTCGTGCCGGTGCCTGGGCATCGCAGCTGGAGCTTGGAGCAACTGAAGCCAGCGCTGCCGCTGCAGGCCCATCAACTGAGGTCAGCTGAGACTGCTCTGGATGCTCTCAATCAACTTTTAAAACAGGGCTGGCCCAAATCCGTCCCGGTGATCGCCGGATCTCTCTATCTGATCGGCCACTTGATGGAAAACGGCACATTGGAGGCAGAGTGA
- a CDS encoding DUF4359 domain-containing protein, with translation MSSPRRRWPSVTAAAAVLVVAGSSAALFVTNPTRDDYQDFAGDTLVKLATEEVCERQALPMVLQLWISDCPRLIADQEPALALLADQFTRRWNLGIASVYVTTVGGQNLLPALRLPRYSVTSLGLAGQFVVLNADSDAGKLE, from the coding sequence ATGTCTTCGCCTCGTCGGCGCTGGCCTTCAGTCACGGCTGCTGCTGCAGTGTTGGTGGTGGCAGGAAGTAGTGCTGCACTGTTCGTGACCAATCCCACCAGGGACGATTACCAGGACTTTGCAGGAGACACATTGGTAAAGCTGGCCACCGAGGAGGTCTGCGAGCGACAGGCCTTGCCGATGGTGCTGCAGCTCTGGATCAGTGACTGTCCACGCTTGATCGCTGATCAGGAGCCGGCGCTTGCTTTGCTGGCCGACCAGTTCACTCGTCGCTGGAACCTTGGGATTGCCAGTGTTTATGTCACGACTGTCGGTGGTCAGAACCTGCTGCCTGCCTTGCGGTTGCCGCGCTACTCAGTCACCAGCCTTGGATTAGCAGGCCAATTTGTGGTGCTCAATGCCGATTCGGATGCCGGCAAGCTCGAATGA
- a CDS encoding TrmH family RNA methyltransferase has translation MNQLPGSGVDLITSRRNPLVRRLRSLATSSGRQQDGHLLLEGSHQLRELLSLRRRQKGPVKVMATPEWLESHADLIDRFADDIDLQLMAEEALRAALSTVNPGGVACLWPIDQLPVPAESPSFVLALDRVQDPGNVGTLLRTALAADVGEVWLAAGADPLAPKVVRSAVGAVLRLPLRRLGPTDAIGIEQLTDKLNAARDRGLQVVAALVPDSGSGMPVIPYWQLDWCRPTVLVLGNEAAGLHPSLQACCSHGVTLPHSNQVESLNVASAAVPLLLERRRATMTASMQLPG, from the coding sequence GTGAATCAGCTTCCGGGATCCGGTGTTGACCTGATCACCAGTCGTCGTAATCCGCTTGTTCGGCGTCTGCGATCTCTGGCTACGTCATCAGGGCGTCAGCAGGATGGTCATCTACTGCTGGAAGGCAGCCATCAACTTCGGGAGCTGCTGTCACTGCGGCGACGGCAGAAGGGACCAGTCAAGGTCATGGCAACACCTGAATGGCTGGAGTCCCACGCGGATCTGATCGATCGGTTCGCGGATGACATCGATCTGCAGCTCATGGCTGAGGAAGCGCTCAGAGCAGCCCTCTCCACGGTCAATCCAGGCGGAGTGGCATGTCTCTGGCCGATCGACCAACTGCCCGTGCCTGCTGAATCTCCATCGTTTGTCCTAGCCCTTGATCGCGTTCAGGATCCCGGCAATGTCGGTACCTTGCTGCGCACTGCACTTGCAGCTGATGTCGGAGAGGTTTGGCTTGCAGCTGGCGCTGATCCTTTGGCTCCAAAGGTGGTGCGTTCAGCCGTTGGAGCAGTGCTGCGACTGCCGCTCAGGCGGTTAGGTCCTACCGACGCGATTGGCATAGAGCAATTGACCGACAAGCTCAACGCAGCCCGTGACCGTGGCCTCCAGGTGGTGGCAGCGTTGGTTCCCGATTCAGGTTCCGGGATGCCGGTGATTCCTTACTGGCAGTTGGACTGGTGCCGTCCCACTGTTTTGGTCCTCGGCAATGAGGCAGCAGGTCTGCATCCATCGCTTCAGGCCTGCTGCAGCCATGGGGTCACGCTTCCCCACAGCAATCAAGTCGAGTCTCTCAATGTCGCCTCAGCAGCCGTTCCTCTCCTTTTGGAACGCCGACGGGCGACAATGACGGCCTCCATGCAGCTGCCCGGGTGA
- the murA gene encoding UDP-N-acetylglucosamine 1-carboxyvinyltransferase, translated as MTAAAPASQDILKPHLEIQGGNKLHGELRVSGAKNSALVLMTAALLTEETLSLSNVPPLTDIDGMESILVSMGVKVRRSTETIHLQASDLTSAEPPYELVNGLRASFFAIGSILARMGHAKVPLPGGCRIGARPVVEHIRGLKALGAVVTVEHGVVSATVPGHRKRLKGASIVLDCPSVGATETILMAASLAEGTSVIENAAQEPEVQDLANLLNAMGARISGAGGPSITIEGVERLHGCDYTVIPDRIEAGTFLLAAAITRSTLRVAPVIPDHLSSVLQKLRDCGCGLEIDGDGIVITPGTIKGIDITTQPFPGFPTDLQAPFMALLATAQGTSVITEKIYENRMQHVAELQRMGAAIRVQGNAAVVEGVPSLSGAPVNGTDLRASAAMVLAGLVAQGKTHVSGLNHLDRGYAGIEAKLTASGANLQRHCP; from the coding sequence ATGACAGCCGCGGCACCCGCGTCTCAAGACATTCTCAAGCCACATCTTGAGATCCAAGGCGGGAACAAGCTGCACGGAGAGCTTCGTGTGAGCGGCGCCAAAAATTCCGCGCTCGTGCTGATGACGGCTGCCCTGCTGACGGAAGAAACACTCTCCCTTAGCAACGTGCCTCCTCTCACCGACATCGACGGGATGGAAAGCATCCTGGTTTCGATGGGAGTGAAGGTGAGACGCAGCACGGAAACGATTCACCTTCAGGCTTCCGACCTCACGAGTGCGGAACCTCCCTACGAGCTCGTTAACGGCCTAAGAGCCAGCTTTTTCGCGATCGGTTCGATCCTCGCTCGCATGGGCCACGCCAAAGTTCCCCTACCAGGAGGATGTCGCATCGGTGCACGCCCTGTGGTGGAACACATCCGCGGTTTGAAAGCTCTCGGAGCCGTAGTGACTGTTGAGCATGGCGTGGTCTCAGCCACTGTTCCAGGGCATCGCAAACGGCTGAAGGGCGCCTCGATTGTTCTCGACTGCCCGAGCGTCGGAGCCACCGAAACAATTTTGATGGCTGCAAGCTTGGCGGAAGGCACCAGCGTGATCGAGAACGCAGCCCAGGAGCCGGAGGTTCAGGACCTGGCCAACCTCCTCAATGCCATGGGGGCACGCATCAGCGGAGCCGGCGGTCCATCCATCACCATTGAAGGGGTGGAGCGGTTGCACGGTTGCGACTACACGGTCATTCCCGACAGGATCGAAGCAGGCACCTTCCTCCTGGCAGCCGCAATCACGCGCTCAACGCTGCGAGTCGCCCCGGTGATTCCTGATCACCTCAGCTCCGTGCTCCAGAAACTGCGCGACTGCGGCTGCGGTCTAGAGATCGATGGCGATGGCATTGTCATCACTCCGGGCACCATCAAAGGCATTGACATCACCACACAGCCTTTCCCTGGTTTTCCAACCGATCTGCAAGCACCGTTCATGGCCTTGCTGGCGACAGCCCAGGGCACCAGCGTGATCACCGAGAAGATCTACGAAAACCGCATGCAGCACGTGGCAGAGCTGCAGCGCATGGGTGCGGCCATCCGTGTTCAAGGCAACGCGGCTGTCGTCGAAGGTGTTCCCTCCCTCAGTGGAGCTCCTGTGAACGGAACCGATCTGCGAGCCTCAGCCGCAATGGTGCTTGCAGGGCTGGTGGCACAGGGGAAAACGCACGTGAGCGGCCTGAACCACCTCGACAGGGGCTACGCCGGAATTGAAGCGAAACTCACGGCCAGCGGGGCAAATCTGCAACGTCACTGTCCCTAA
- a CDS encoding pentapeptide repeat-containing protein — protein sequence MKSLLKVLAALTLVMTWLTPLTAMALDTSAGVGLQDRALFQDRVDYTLTNQSDADFHDQQLTNTSFAGAVGRGADFSGANLHGAIFTQGAFAEADFHGADLSDSLMDRADFSRTDLRDALLIGVIAAGSSFAGADVEGADFSDALLDRDDQRRLCQVAEGINPSTGISTRDSLSC from the coding sequence ATGAAATCGCTGCTGAAGGTGCTTGCTGCACTCACCCTGGTGATGACCTGGCTGACGCCCCTGACTGCTATGGCCCTCGACACCTCTGCTGGGGTGGGCCTTCAAGACAGGGCGCTGTTTCAAGACCGGGTGGACTACACACTCACCAATCAGAGCGATGCTGACTTTCACGACCAGCAATTGACCAACACCTCCTTCGCCGGCGCTGTGGGGCGCGGCGCTGACTTCAGTGGCGCCAATCTGCATGGAGCGATCTTCACGCAAGGGGCCTTTGCTGAAGCTGATTTTCATGGAGCCGATCTCAGCGATTCGCTGATGGACCGGGCCGATTTTTCGCGCACGGATCTACGCGATGCCCTCCTGATCGGTGTGATTGCTGCCGGCAGCAGCTTTGCCGGAGCCGATGTGGAGGGTGCTGACTTCAGCGACGCCCTGCTGGATCGGGATGATCAGCGCCGACTTTGCCAGGTCGCTGAGGGCATCAATCCGAGCACAGGTATCTCCACCCGCGACAGCCTCAGCTGCTGA
- a CDS encoding FAD-binding oxidoreductase, whose translation MTLPEELERLSRDAYDYSPVLRQRLAHCRAELVVRPETVEAVVHVAAACRRHAVPLTLRGSGTGNYGQSVPLESGVVMVMTHLRAVRSIDQVSGVAVVECGCLMKDLNRELAGVGRQLRLMPSTWRSATIGGFIAGGSGGIGSVRWGFLRDPGHLLGLEVVTMEQEPRVLQLDACDAEALNHAYGTNGIITALRLATAVRVDWQEVVVDCPDWKTAVELARRCSSAAIDLHLCTVLEAAVVELLPKWDLPRRRSDRLLLLVAPDAVSTVQRLAAAVGAELTHLGAEADRQGNGLKELSWNHTTLHLRQRDPDWTYLQMLLPQPEINCLETLKQAWGDDLLWHLEAVRQQGVQRIAALPLVRWRGADELERLMQECRNLGALIFNPHVLTVEGGGLGVVDGDQVATKHRYDPAGLLNPGKLGGFSS comes from the coding sequence ATGACGCTGCCGGAAGAACTGGAACGGTTATCCCGTGATGCCTATGACTACTCGCCCGTACTTCGGCAACGGCTGGCTCATTGCAGAGCAGAGCTCGTGGTTCGGCCAGAAACCGTTGAAGCCGTTGTTCATGTGGCGGCAGCCTGTCGGCGTCATGCGGTGCCTCTGACCCTGCGCGGATCAGGCACGGGCAATTACGGCCAGTCCGTACCGCTGGAGTCTGGTGTGGTGATGGTGATGACCCATCTGCGTGCAGTGCGTTCCATTGATCAGGTCAGTGGCGTTGCTGTGGTTGAGTGCGGATGTTTGATGAAGGATCTCAATCGGGAGCTGGCTGGTGTTGGCCGCCAGCTGCGTCTGATGCCGAGCACCTGGCGCAGCGCCACGATCGGTGGGTTCATCGCAGGCGGTTCCGGAGGCATCGGTTCCGTGCGCTGGGGGTTTCTTCGCGATCCGGGGCATCTGCTTGGGCTGGAAGTGGTGACCATGGAGCAGGAGCCGCGGGTTCTCCAGCTCGATGCCTGCGATGCCGAGGCCTTGAATCACGCCTATGGCACCAATGGAATCATCACAGCATTGCGGCTGGCCACGGCAGTGCGGGTTGATTGGCAGGAAGTGGTCGTGGATTGTCCGGACTGGAAGACGGCAGTGGAGTTAGCAAGGCGTTGCAGTTCTGCGGCGATCGACCTGCATCTCTGCACCGTTCTAGAAGCCGCTGTGGTCGAGCTGCTACCGAAGTGGGATCTGCCTCGGCGTCGCTCTGATCGCCTTTTACTGCTGGTGGCCCCTGATGCAGTGAGTACGGTTCAGCGGCTGGCGGCAGCTGTGGGTGCTGAGCTGACCCATCTGGGAGCGGAGGCCGACCGCCAAGGCAACGGTCTAAAGGAGTTGAGTTGGAATCACACCACCCTGCATCTGCGCCAGCGGGACCCCGACTGGACCTACCTGCAGATGCTGCTCCCCCAACCGGAGATCAACTGTCTGGAGACTCTCAAGCAGGCCTGGGGTGATGATCTGCTCTGGCATCTGGAGGCTGTGCGGCAGCAGGGAGTTCAGCGCATTGCTGCGCTTCCTCTGGTGCGCTGGCGTGGCGCTGATGAATTGGAGCGGTTAATGCAGGAATGTAGGAATCTCGGTGCACTGATCTTTAACCCACATGTGCTCACCGTGGAGGGTGGCGGCCTTGGTGTGGTCGATGGTGATCAGGTAGCGACCAAGCACCGTTACGACCCTGCGGGTCTGCTCAACCCAGGAAAACTGGGTGGCTTCAGCAGCTGA